The following proteins are encoded in a genomic region of Dyadobacter sp. UC 10:
- a CDS encoding Crp/Fnr family transcriptional regulator — MITEDELFRRLSDIGTFTKSAASVLTNMLKTVKVPKGKLLLIEGERCEKLWFINSGLTHGYYSYTMKGNFIQITEWFAKENELFTCFESFINDVPAQQSIETLEPSELTYITRQDLNRLYDEHPEISGLARVLYEQYLLTSRQKLREMKLHSANDRLKDFYDHSRGLFLRAPQRFIASYLGITPNYVSRLKSAC, encoded by the coding sequence ACTTTCTGATATTGGTACGTTTACAAAGTCAGCAGCATCCGTTTTGACGAATATGTTGAAGACTGTCAAAGTGCCAAAAGGAAAACTATTATTGATAGAAGGAGAGAGATGCGAGAAACTTTGGTTTATAAATAGCGGGCTTACCCACGGATACTATTCGTATACAATGAAAGGAAATTTTATTCAGATCACGGAATGGTTTGCCAAAGAAAATGAGCTATTTACCTGTTTTGAAAGCTTTATCAACGATGTGCCTGCCCAGCAATCTATTGAGACCTTAGAACCATCAGAACTGACTTACATTACGCGCCAAGACCTGAACAGGTTGTATGATGAGCATCCCGAGATCTCTGGCTTGGCACGTGTGCTTTATGAGCAGTACCTTTTAACAAGCCGTCAAAAACTTCGGGAAATGAAACTTCACTCTGCAAATGACAGGCTTAAAGATTTTTACGACCACTCCCGGGGCCTGTTTCTAAGGGCCCCTCAGAGATTTATTGCATCGTATCTGGGGATAACGCCAAATTATGTAAGTAGATTGAAGTCGGCATGCTAG
- a CDS encoding T9SS type A sorting domain-containing protein, which produces MKKLFIPHAILVVLTLSAGPGFCQKLTPKTQILHSNVNGGRISLKATKNIVAYKSINSGSVDLIAGQEIAFRPGFHVANGSFLHAKIEEVESLNNQTRLEEHHISELDKAVINISSYPNPFESSVQIDYWLPTDNVISIELITVSGQRIRQLVEAQHQGKGLHQVKFDSKSIPSGAYMCVLKTPDERLVRKIVKK; this is translated from the coding sequence ATGAAAAAATTATTTATTCCTCATGCAATTTTAGTCGTCCTGACTTTGTCTGCCGGCCCTGGTTTTTGTCAAAAATTGACACCCAAAACCCAAATACTCCATTCGAATGTGAATGGTGGACGTATTTCTTTGAAGGCTACCAAAAATATCGTTGCGTATAAATCTATTAATTCAGGATCGGTCGATTTGATAGCAGGCCAGGAAATTGCGTTCAGGCCTGGGTTTCATGTCGCCAATGGTTCCTTTCTTCATGCAAAGATAGAAGAGGTTGAATCGTTAAATAATCAAACCAGGCTTGAAGAACACCATATAAGCGAACTGGATAAAGCAGTAATTAATATTAGCTCGTATCCTAATCCCTTCGAAAGCAGTGTCCAAATTGATTATTGGTTGCCAACAGACAATGTGATAAGTATCGAATTAATAACTGTGTCGGGTCAACGCATCCGCCAATTAGTTGAAGCACAGCATCAAGGCAAGGGGCTTCATCAAGTTAAGTTTGATTCCAAGTCTATTCCAAGTGGCGCATATATGTGCGTATTGAAAACACCTGATGAGCGTCTTGTCCGCAAAATTGTCAAGAAATAA